In the Purpureocillium takamizusanense chromosome 5, complete sequence genome, one interval contains:
- the SFL1 gene encoding Flocculation suppression protein (COG:K~EggNog:ENOG503NY3V): MGARVVPVSAPAASMSSTGHGGDSMDITSPSNKMSPTNNEPNGKPVAQAQASNSSPPEQSPSGSSSMPAPPPAAAAVHQPKIVQTAFIHKLYNMLEDNSIQHLISWSANAESFVMSPSADFSKVLSQYFKHTNISSFVRQLNMYGFHKERDVFHTGNPDTTLWEFKHGNGNFKRGDLMGLREIKRRASRHALVHRESNYPKQSSSQPGTPAEPAPPPAEGSEARLAHLEHSLYDLSSRLQRSEENAHYMHVKNQAAMDTINRLLHFNQELSRAVLSLVPAESPAHRDVVALQGEMQRQSDVLRTFDESHEAPYTSRQQYFGTVENAPVSPRQLPQDDARRQGGLTVPQPRGQPLYRPTVPSSLSIGARRYGSIGGGSTTQSSPLRNAAPPPPPAPHPLSNVEPHPASLGRRHTAADIRAHGWQPGPSPFSASNPPSAPWPSSPSRVPQEDQRIRESLSTYSLQAASHPHSLSRPTTPPPGPHVANGGGNNGADTFGTWSWGAAVNRDGKGLGLKDSSAPPTRRGSMAHILNPSDTAERSDEDEDPRGDDDRKRKRMQ, translated from the exons ATGGGTGCCCGCGTCGTTCCAGTCtccgcgccagccgccagcaTGTCCTCGACCGGCCACGGGGGTGATTCCATGGACATCACCTCCCCGTCCAACAAGATGTCTCCCACGAACAATGAACCCAACGGAAAGcccgtcgcgcaggcgcaggccagCAACTCGTCGCCACCCGAGCAATCTCCAtcgggctcctcgagcaTGCCAGCCCctccgcctgctgctgccgccgtgcacCAGCCAAAGATTGTCCAAACCGCCTTTATACACAAGCTTTATAA CATGCTCGAGGACAATAGCATCCAGCACTTGATATCGTGGTCTGCCAATGCCGAGAGCTTCGTAATGTCCCCCTCGGCCGACTTTTCCAAGGTCTTATC GCAATACTTCAAACACACCAACATCTCATCGTTCGTTCGCCAGTTGAACATGTATGGATTTCACAAAG AACGCGACGTCTTTCACACGGGAAACCCAGATACCACGCTGTGGGAATTCAAGCATGGAAATGGAAACTTCAAACGGGGTGACCTGATGGGTCTGCGCGAGATCAAACGCCGCGCAAGTCGACATGCGCTCGTTCACAGGGAAAGCAACTATCCCAAGCAGTCCTCGTCGCAGCCCGGCACGCCGGCCGAGCCGGCTCCGCCACCAGCCGAAGGTTCGgaggcgaggctggcccACCTCGAGCACTCCCTTTATGACTTGAGCAGTCGCCTTCAGCGCAGCGAAGAAAACGCTCATTATATGCATGTCAAGAACCAAGCGGCCATGGACACAATCAACAGACTGCTCCACTTCAATCAGGAACTCTCACGAGCAGTCCTGTCACTCGTCCCGGCCGAGAGCCCCGCGCACCGTGATG TTGTGGCATTGCAAGGCGAGATGCAAAGACAGTCCGACGTGTTGCGAACATTTGACGAATCGCATGAAGCACCGTATACCAGCAGACAACAGTACTTCGGCACAGTCGAAAACGCGCCTGTGTCGCCCAGGCAGCTGCCGCAGGACGATGCCAGGCGGCAAGGGGGTCTCACGGTGCCACAGCCTCGCGGCCAGCCACTTTACCGGCCAACGGTGCCGTCCAGCCTATCTATTGGCGCGCGACGTTATGGCTccattggcggcgggagTACAACACAGTCGTCGCCACTGCGAAATgccgcgcccccgccgcctccggctCCGCATCCCCTCTCCAACGTGGAACCACATCCCGccagcctcggccgacgacatACCGCTGCCGACATTCGCGCACATGGCTGGCAACCGGGTCCCTCTCCGTTCTCGGCGTCGAACCCGCCGTCAGCTCCCTGGCCTTCGTCCCCCAGTCGCGTGCCTCAAGAGGATCAGAGGATACGGGAATCCTTGTCCACATACTCGCTGCAGGCGGCATCGCATCCACACTCACTGTCTCGCCCAACCACTCCACCACCAGGGCCTCATGTCGCAAATGGAGGAGGCAACAACGGAGCGGACACCTTCGGCACGTGGTCCTGGGGCGCGGCAGTTAACAGAGATGGGAAAGGACTAGGACTCAAGGACTCATCGGCACCTCCGACGCGGAGGGGTAGCATGGCCCATATTCTGAACCCCAGCGATACGGCCGAACGatccgacgaggacgaggacccgCGAGGAGACGATGATCGGAAACGGAAACGGATGCAATAG
- a CDS encoding uncharacterized protein (EggNog:ENOG503PHWB): MAPSKPPPPAPLPVAPDHAVLSNRLNLLLAKQSALRSTLLSTQNTPPPARPGSSSSSSTTAQQQLAAARRGPAQKNTVNANANDDDDDDDDRLVAGANPNAGAGYVPDKKTAAGTLPVVTGNSKADRMLRGRLQGRHGGGATANAGAAGARAAGRHRATVESESDEDEGRTALGKRKRPRREPPQPDAEAAKAARDAAPDESYSAGERQPGSGGTVVALSESLPIDAPIAQGYKSEVKRKKKEKNKGKSKRKNGESEP, from the coding sequence ATGGCACCGTCAAAGCCTcccccgccggcccccctccccgtcgcccccGACCACGCCGTCCTCTCCAACCGCctcaacctcctcctcgccaagcaGTCCGCCCTGCGCTCAACCCTCCTCAGCACGCAGAATacccctcctcctgctcgtcccggctcctcctcctcctcatctaccacggcgcagcagcaactcGCTGCCGCAAGAAGGGGACCCGCGCAAAAAAACACcgtcaacgccaacgccaacgatgacgacgacgacgacgacgaccgcctcgtcgctggcgccaaccccaacgccggcgccggctaCGTCCCGGACAAGAAGACCGCCGCGGGCACCTTGCCGGTGGTCACGGGCAACAGCAAAGCGGACCGCATGCTCAGGGGTAGGCTGCAAGggaggcacggcggcggcgcgactgccaatgctggtgctgctggcgctcgaGCGGCCGGGCGACACAGGGCGACCGTCGAGAGCGAGAGCGATGAAGATGAGGGGCGCACCGCGCTTGGCAAGCGGAAGCGCCCGCGTAGAGAGCCGCCacagcccgacgccgaggctgcGAAGGCGGCGCGAGACGCTGCACCGGATGAGTCCTACTCCGCTGGGGAAAGGCAGCCGGGCTCTGGCGGTACCGTTGTGGCTCTAAGCGAGAGCCTGCCCATTGACGCACCCATAGCGCAGGGATACAAGAGCGAGGTcaagagaaagaagaaggagaagaacaagGGGAAAAGTAAGAGAAAAAATGGAGAGTCAGAGCCATGA
- a CDS encoding uncharacterized protein (COG:S~TransMembrane:1 (n17-29c34/35o44-67i)~EggNog:ENOG503P0GI): protein MQSRRLFSRLAYGSIYLFLYVVLLGLLLITPADAIDRSIANDQRYNVLIVTISYVVTITVVVFVYILRLYINKLALAAIPKTWVPIDKGDVKDAVYKMVAAGLNRSATVAFAARPRVQGRDDEGHPHESAYREGGAETRRGGINGSAGGKRASDETVYPLPPRRRAVWGDIEHYGWASPNSPDLPDLQYSTVLSELPNLIEAKALTMAPTDPESQSDPPMLDPEATALLQRQPHMSLRDYMEHLAGLGVVNMGQVATDFLSQFEYARFSNRPISNARFRETMHLFAELLRAMQPLDLDALDSKSASGAGGDEDEDDEWGPRPSESDIDNDAPMDPTPPSPRSSVSHPRSVSSRGSAPKSGRANASAYAWSFRTAPNTPGSRRTGGLRSLSRKSSGNSFAQTRRPFSLNHSPSSPSLRSKASSSDSGSVIRLATREDPDALPYVLNLRPTGDGAHEHT from the coding sequence ATGCAGTCGCGACGCCTCTTCTCGCGTCTCGCCTATGGGTCGATCTACCTATTCCTTTACGTCGTGCTGCTAGGCCTGTTGCTCATCACCCCTGCCGACGCCATAGATCGGTCCATTGCCAACGATCAACGATACAACGTCCTGATTGTGACCATCTCTTACGTCGTgaccatcaccgtcgtcgtcttcgtctaCATACTGCGTCTCTACATCAACAAACTGGCACTCGCCGCGATCCCCAAGACATGGGTTCCCATCGACAAGGGCGACGTCAAGGATGCTGTGTACAAGATGGTTGCCGCGGGGCTCAATCGCAGCGCTACAGTCGCCTTCGCCGCACGCCCTCGGGTGCAGGGTCGCGATGACGAGGGACATCCGCACGAATCGGCGTACCGCGAAGGCGGCGCTGAAacccggcgaggaggcatCAACGGCTCTGCGGGAGGAAAGCGGGCTTCCGACGAGACGGTCTacccgttgccgccgcggcgtcgcgccgtTTGGGGCGATATCGAGCACTACGGATGGGCGTCGCCCAACTCGCCCGATTTGCCAGACTTGCAGTATAGCACCGTGCTTTCCGAGCTGCCCAACCTCATCGAAGCCAAGGCTTTGACCATGGCACCGACAGACCCGGAGTCACAGAGCGATCCACCCATGCTGGACCCCGAGGCCACGGCTCTcttgcagcggcagccacaCATGAGCCTGAGAGACTACATGGAGCACCTGGCGGGGCTTGGTGTGGTCAACATGGGCCAGGTTGCCACCGATTTTCTCTCCCAGTTTGAATACGCGCGCTTTTCGAACCGGCCGATTTCCAATGCGCGGTTTCGCGAGACTATGCACCTCTTTgctgagctgctgcgggccATGCAGCCGCTCGACCTGGATGCGCTAGACTCGAAAAGTGCCAGTGGCgccggaggcgacgaggacgaagacgatgaatGGGGCCCGAGGCCATCAGAGAGCGACATTGACAATGATGCGCCCATGgacccgacgccgccctcgccgaggagtAGCGTCTCCCACCCACGAAGCGTGAGTAGTAGAGGATCAGCGCCCAAGTCGGGCAGGGCCAACGCGTCGGCGTATGCGTGGAGCTTCCGCACGGCGCCGAACACGCCGGGGAGTAGGCGGACGGGGGGGTTGCGCTCGCTGTCGCGCAAATCCAGTGGCAACAGCTTCGCACAGACGAGGCGGCCCTTTTCACTCAATCACAGCCCGAGCTCGCCTAGCCTGCGGTCCAAggcgtcgagcagcgacTCCGGTTCCGTCATTCGGCTCGCCACGAGGGAGGACCCAGACGCGCTGCCGTACGTCTTGAACCTGCGACCGACGGGTGACGGTGCCCACGAGCATACGTGA
- a CDS encoding uncharacterized protein (TransMembrane:7 (o29-49i61-81o107-127i148-168o190-208i215-242o262-291i)~EggNog:ENOG503NUEQ~COG:S), with translation MAGPPARRASYKDTLQPALHRRFSSTATILLAVSYIEALLLTSWNSYFWSWFPIGPAGIRTAIIFSCGLAILVLRIAHYHVGLRTTESGLQTLGSTLLSLQTYETGLWYGVSSSIFCPVFLFSMADSSNLRWITYFTGDRARLNERPLFLACYLGACALVQTIIHYRYDLDRLDLNLPTKPKAGESGKKLGVLSMPFQAVLLQVPALLGRCFRRAAFSVAAALCLYHVVLRSFAWGWTLALLRPFYNLPRTSMLPPSWPIDLYLLARCVYAGTLLNFLWAVGNTAFSIFMVKTPLKNGKPLTSESKDPNGSLLNGLKSKKLSIQSFAMWELALIAQDFETRRQAIYCDIDRKDGPMWAQVYAICMGLLKSIETRVDEYGKVPAAVSASEAITVAPKQRSSAPLREDPIFSKRSQASGLVEKAIDHIARSPGTSPVSELSPLAKKTWKTAKDRVLTKEQQEALSPEHLRGELDQWTARVMKLDGVGALLSHSFRTRFAAAALGAPFAEPMLYVHATQALCQLAVHSLGEDQFGNVHRDVASIVRTLTSVIRKLEALKAHFPAHWTDTAGVKETPEVDQVLDALRTGLDQVVTKFEPYSNDLRLSLGDVRLAKEAAAQPRAVEPKAKEAVSSRSKASEEKKKPEVRRPQRREQTRPEMEQVR, from the exons ATGGCCGGCCCTCCAGCTCGACGGGCTTCCTACAAGGACACCCTGCAGCCGGCTTTGCACcggcgcttctcctcgacggccaccatcctcctcgccgtctcaTACATTGAAGCCCTGCTCCTCACCAGCTGGAATTCCT ACTTTTGGTCCTGGTTTCCCATCGGCCCCGCCGGCATCCGAACCGCCATCATCTTCTCGTGCGGCCTGGCCATCCTCGTACTGCGAATCGCCCACTATCATGTCGGCCTTAGGACGACCGAGTCGGGTCTGCAAACGCTTGGCTCCACACTGCTGAGCCTGCAGACATACGAGACGGGCCTGTGGTATGGCGTCTCGAGCTCCATATTCTGccccgtcttcctcttctccaTGGCCGATTCGTCCAACCTGCGCTGGATCACCTACTTCACCGGCGACCGAGCCAGGCTCAACGAGCGCCCGCTGTTTCTGGCCTGCTATCTCGGCGCTTGCGCCCTGGTGCAGACGATCATCCACTACCGGTATGACTTGGACCGGCTCGACCTGAACTTGCCGACCAAGCCGAAGGCGGGAGAGTCGGGCAAGAAGCTGGGCGTTCTGTCCATGCCTTTCCAGGCCGTGCTTCTACAGGTTCCCGCCTTGCTAGGCCGCTGTTTCAGGAGGGCTGCCTTCTCGGTGGCCGCGGCATTATGCCTCTACCATGTCGTCCTTCGGTCGTTCGCCTGGGGTTGGACCTTGGCGCTGCTCCGCCCTTTCTACAACTTGCCCAGAACGAGCATGCTCCCTCCGTCGTGGCCCATTGACCTATACCTCCTTGCACGCTGCGTATATGCAGGGACCCTCCTCAACTTCTTATGGGCCGTAGGGAATACGGCCTTCTCAATTTTCATGGTCAAGACGCCCCTGAAGAACGGCAAGCCGTTGACGTCCGAGTCCAAAGATCCCAACGGGAGCTTGCTCAATGGGCTGAAGAGCAAAAAGCTTTCTATTCAG TCATTTGCCATGTGGGAGTTGGCGCTCATTGCGCAAGATTTCGAGACCCGTAGGCAAGCCATTTACTGTGATATCGACCGCAAGGATGGACCGATGTGGGCGCAGGTGTACGCGATTTGCATGGGTCTGCTCAAGAGCATCGAGacgcgcgtcgacgagtaCGGAAAGGTGCCGGCTGCTGTGTCTGCTAGCGAAGCGATAACCGTGGCGCCAAAGCAGCGATCCTCGGCCCCTCTACGAGAAGATCCCATATTCAGCAAGAGAAGCCAAGCCTCGGGACTAGTAGAGAAGGCCATCGATCATATTGCGCGGAGCCCGGGGACGTCCCCCGTGTCTGAACTCAGCCCACTGGCTAAGAAGACGTGgaagacggccaaggaccGAGTTCTGACCAAGGAGCAACAAGAGGCACTATCACCGGAGCACTTGCGCGGCGAGTTGGATCAGTGGACGGCGCGTGTGATGAAACTCGATGGGGTCGGTGCGCTGTTGAGCCACAGCTTCCGCACTCGcttcgcggccgcggccctcggcgcgccgTTTGCAGAGCCGATGCTGTACGTGCATGCGACGCAGGCCCTGTGCCAACTTGCCGTCCACAGCCTCGGAGAGGACCAGTTTGGCAACGTCCACCGCGATGTGGCGAGTATAGTGCGGACGCTGACGTCTGTAATTCGAAAGCTGGAGGCGCTGAAGGCGCATTTTCCCGCGCATTGGACGGATACTGCGGGTGTGAAGGAGACGCCCGAAGTCGACCAGGTGTTGGATGCGCTGCGGACGGGACTGGACCAAGTCGTGACCAAGTTTGAGCCTTACAGCAACGACCTGAGGCTCTCGCTTGGCGACGTgcggctggccaaggaggccgccgcccagccgaGGGCGGTCGAGCCTAAGGCCAAGGAAGCGgtcagcagccgcagcaaaGCTTCtgaagagaagaagaagccggaGGTGAGGAGACCGCAAAGGAGAGAGCAAACGCGGCCGGAGATGGAGCAGGTGCGGTAG
- the PEP12 gene encoding SNAP receptor (COG:U~EggNog:ENOG503NZAW~TransMembrane:1 (i247-266o)) has translation MSYDQLSSLESGNRRGGYTDDPAFQDLQYELKGKLQSLLSGNRKLANDVNVLGTKKDTPRLRERVHSSMEKSRELCREIGEGVKRLQSWDELSKQQKYEQTKVSSDFQAALQEFQGLQRKALEKEKASVSAARAAHDAEAGHAEGQGGAPLEQLQQQQQVSQLAPQDEVDFQESLIIEREEEIRNIEQGVGDLNVLFRQVAQIVDEQDVGIRTIADNVENVQDNTRQADIETRQAARYQKAARNKSCCLLLILAVILTIVILAIVLG, from the exons ATGTCGTACGACCAGCTCTCCAGCCTCGAGTCGGGcaaccgccgcggcggctacACCGACGACCCAGCATTCCAAGACCTCCAGTACgagctcaagggcaagcTGCAGTCGCTGCTGAGCGGCAACCGCAAGCTCGCCAATGATGTCAACGTCCTCGGCACGAAGAAGGATACGCCGCGCCTACGCGAGCGTGTGCACAGCAGTATGGAGAAGTCGCGCGAGCTGTGCCGCGAGattggcgagggcgtcaagcGTCTGCAGTCGTGGGACGAGCTATCT AAGCAGCAAAAGTACGAGCAGACCAAGGTCTCGAGCGACTTCCAGGCCGCCTTGCAGGAATTTCAAGGTCTCCAGCGCAAGGCACTCGAGAAAGAAAAGGCGTCCGTCTcggctgcgcgcgccgcgcacgATGCAGAGGCAGGCCATGCCGAGGGtcagggcggcgcgccgctcgagcaactccagcagcagcagcaggtctcGCAGCTGGCCCCgcaggacgaggtcgacttCCAGGAAAGCCTCATCATCGAGCGGGAAGAGGAGATTCGGAACATCGAACAGGGCGTTGGCGACCTGAACGTGCTGTTCCGACAGGTGGCGCAGATTGTCGACGAGCAAGACGTCGGCATCCGCACCATCGCCGACAACGTGGAGAATGTGCAGGACAATACTCGCCAGGCCGACATCGAGACCCGGCAGGCCGCCCGATATCAAAAGGCAGCGCGCAACAAGAGCTGCTGCCTgctcctcatcctcgccgtcattCTCACGATTGTCATTTTGGCCATTGTCCTGGGTTAG